From a region of the Arvicanthis niloticus isolate mArvNil1 chromosome 6, mArvNil1.pat.X, whole genome shotgun sequence genome:
- the Plekhh3 gene encoding pleckstrin homology domain-containing family H member 3 isoform X3, whose amino-acid sequence MPLPGGLWWLLCCRRGFTLLHRDYGDGELSGDGDEDEDDETFELRTPSPAGGGRGSLDVTLTQPTRNGPISDRLQSWEETWSLIPDKGLPEDDPDVIVKGWLYREPRGGGARPWLLPRRAWFVLTRDSLDQFSSSGKGAKRLGSLVLTSLCSVTGPERRPKETGLWSVTVSGRKHSIRLCSPRQAEAERWGVALREVIASKAPLETPTQLLLRDIQESCGDPEAVALIYRRNPILRHTSSALYAPLLPLPYEVSAPGPGYAPLREEAVRLFLALQALEGARRPGPLMQGVLQTCRDLPALQDELFLQLAKQTSGPAGPPGLPATQDPATLRYWQLLTCMSCTFRPGGAVRGHLLGHLERTEQALPDSELAEYARFIRKALGRTRGRELVPSLAEISALSRRQELLCTVHCPGAGACPVSIDSHTTAGEVARELVGRLGLARSRNAFALYEQRGAQERALAGGTLVADVLTRFENLTSEGAGLEDSPDSGWRLCLRLHGPLHPEGLSPEGHELPFLFEQAHALLLRGRPPPPDDTLRALAALRLQSLHRDFCPRGPLPLLDRLLPPPTPPLEQPPRPTRRPPPSAALLAGALWSPGLAKRRAERARRGGTSRSTGSTAQVGGGGASTTAAVLGGWKRLRGMGQAEAMAAYLALAAQCPGFGAARYDVLELSTEPGGGAPQKLCLGLGAKAMSLSRPGETEPIHSVSYGHVAACQLIGPHTLALRVGDSQLLLQSPQVDEIMELVNAYLANPSPERPCSSSGPPSQDLPDSSPPSQHQILEEPQGQSGC is encoded by the exons GGTTCCCTGGACGTTACACTGACTCAGCCTACAAGGAATGGGCCGATCTCAGACAG ACTGCAAAGCTGGGAAGAGACCTGGAGCCTCATCCCAGACAAGGGACTTCCGGAGGACGACCCTGACGTCATTGTGAAAG gTTGGCTGTACCGGGAACCCCGTGGAGGAGGGGCACGGCCATGGTTGCTCCCGCGCAGAGCCTGGTTTGTGCTCACCAGAGATTCCCTAGACCAGTTCAGCAGCAGCGGGAAGGGGGCAAAACGCCTCGGAAGCCTGGTCCTCACAAGCCTGTGTTCAGTGACTGGGCCGGAGCGGAGGCCCAAAGAGACGG GTCTGTGGTCAGTCACTGTGTCTGGCCGGAAACACAGCATCCGCCTCTGCTCCCCAcgccaggcagaggcagagcgcTGGGGGGTAGCACTACGTGAAGTGATTGCCTCCAAGGCCCCGCTGGAGACCCCTACCCAACTACTGCTCAGGGACATACAG GAGAGCTGTGGGGACCCAGAAGCAGTGGCCCTCATCTACCGGCGGAACCCTATTCTGAGGCACACCAGTAGCGCCTTGTACGCGCCGCTCTTGCCCCTGCCCTATGAAGTCAGCGCTCCAG GTCCAGGCTACGCACCCTTACGAGAGGAGGCAGTGAGGCTGTTCCTGGCACTGCAGGCGCTGGAGGGGGCACGGCGCCCCGGGCCCCTGATGCAGGGTGTGCTCCAGACCTGTCGGGACCTGCCTGCACTCCAGGACGAACTTTTCCTGCAGCTGGCTAAGCAGACTTCAGGTCCTGCCGGTCCCCCTGGGCTCCCTGCTACTCAAGATCCTGCAACCCTGCGATATTGGCAGCTTCTCACTTGCATGAGCTGCACCTTTCGGCCAGGGGGAGCTGTCCGAGGGCACCTCCTGGGGCATTTGGAGAG GACGGAGCAGGCACTCCCGGACTCAGAACTGGCAGAATATGCACGTTTCATCCGGAAAGCTCTGGGCCGTACCCGGGGCCGAGAGTTGGTGCCTTCACTAGCGGAGATTTCTGCACTGAGCAGACGGCAAGAGCTGTTGTGTACCGTGCACTGTCCCGGAGCTGGAGCCTGCCCTGTGTCCATCGACTCCCACACTACAGCGGGAGAG GTGGCTCGAGAGTTGGTGGGTAGGCTAGGTTTGGCCCGGAGCCGGAATGCATTCGCTTTGTATGAGCAGCGAGGGGCCCAGGAGCGAGCCCTGGCTGGGGGGACCCTCGTGGCCGACGTGCTCACCAGGTTTGAGAA TTTGACCTCAGAGGGAGCCGGACTGGAGGACTCGCCCGACTCCGGGTGGAGACTGTGCCTTCGTCTTCACGGGCCTTTGCACCCAGAAGGGCTATCTCCAGAGGGTCACGAATTGCCTTTCCTCTTTGAGCAG GCTCACGCTCTGCTGCTGCGCGGTCGGCCGCCCCCACCCGACGACACGCTGCGCGCCCTGGCGGCGTTGCGCCTGCAGAGTTTGCACCGGGACTTTTGCCCACGGGGACCTCTGCCGCTCCTGGACCGTCTGCTGccgccccccaccccgcccctcgAACAACCGCCGCGCCCTACCCGGAGGCCACCGCCGTCCGCCGCCCTGCTGGCCGGGGCGCTCTGGAGCCCCGGCCTGGCCAAGAGGCGGGCGGAGCGTGCCCGGCGTGGCGGGACCAGCCGTTCGACGGGAAGCACGGCCCAGGTGGGAGGAGGCGGCGCCAGCACAACGGCCGCGGTGCTAGGTGGCTGGAAGCGGCTGCGGGGCATGGGCCAAGCTGAGGCCATGGCTGCCTACCTGGCTCTGGCGGCGCAGTGTCCGGGGTTCGGCGCTGCTCGGTATGACGTTCTGGAGCTGAGCACg GAGCCTGGTGGAGGTGCTCCACAGAAGCTATGCCTGGGTCTTGGAGCAAAGGCCATGTCTCTCTCCAGGCCTGGTGAGACAGAACCCATCCACAGCGTCAGCTATGGTCATGTGGCCGCCTGCCAGCTAATAGGCCCTCACACCTTAGCACTAAGGGTGGGTGACAGCCAGCTCCTCCTCCAGAGTCCTCAG GTGGACGAGATCATGGAGCTGGTGAATGCCTACTTGGCCAACCCCTCCCCAGAGAGGCCCTGCAGCAGCTCTGGTCCTCCAAGCCAAGACCTGCCGGACAGCTCCCCTCCCAGCCAGCACCAAATTCTGGAAGAGCCCCAGGGACAGTCTGGCTGCTAG
- the Plekhh3 gene encoding pleckstrin homology domain-containing family H member 3 isoform X4 — MPLPGGLWWLLCCRRGFTLLHRDYGDGELSGDGDEDEDDETFELRTPSPAGGGRGSLDVTLTQPTRNGPISDRLQSWEETWSLIPDKGLPEDDPDVIVKGWLYREPRGGGARPWLLPRRAWFVLTRDSLDQFSSSGKGAKRLGSLVLTSLCSVTGPERRPKETGLWSVTVSGRKHSIRLCSPRQAEAERWGVALREVIASKAPLETPTQLLLRDIQESCGDPEAVALIYRRNPILRHTSSALYAPLLPLPYEVSAPGPGYAPLREEAVRLFLALQALEGARRPGPLMQGVLQTCRDLPALQDELFLQLAKQTSGPAGPPGLPATQDPATLRYWQLLTCMSCTFRPGGAVRGHLLGHLERTEQALPDSELAEYARFIRKALGRTRGRELVPSLAEISALSRRQELLCTVHCPGAGACPVSIDSHTTAGEVARELVGRLGLARSRNAFALYEQRGAQERALAGGTLVADVLTSLTSEGAGLEDSPDSGWRLCLRLHGPLHPEGLSPEGHELPFLFEQAHALLLRGRPPPPDDTLRALAALRLQSLHRDFCPRGPLPLLDRLLPPPTPPLEQPPRPTRRPPPSAALLAGALWSPGLAKRRAERARRGGTSRSTGSTAQVGGGGASTTAAVLGGWKRLRGMGQAEAMAAYLALAAQCPGFGAARYDVLELSTEPGGGAPQKLCLGLGAKAMSLSRPGETEPIHSVSYGHVAACQLIGPHTLALRVGDSQLLLQSPQVDEIMELVNAYLANPSPERPCSSSGPPSQDLPDSSPPSQHQILEEPQGQSGC; from the exons GGTTCCCTGGACGTTACACTGACTCAGCCTACAAGGAATGGGCCGATCTCAGACAG ACTGCAAAGCTGGGAAGAGACCTGGAGCCTCATCCCAGACAAGGGACTTCCGGAGGACGACCCTGACGTCATTGTGAAAG gTTGGCTGTACCGGGAACCCCGTGGAGGAGGGGCACGGCCATGGTTGCTCCCGCGCAGAGCCTGGTTTGTGCTCACCAGAGATTCCCTAGACCAGTTCAGCAGCAGCGGGAAGGGGGCAAAACGCCTCGGAAGCCTGGTCCTCACAAGCCTGTGTTCAGTGACTGGGCCGGAGCGGAGGCCCAAAGAGACGG GTCTGTGGTCAGTCACTGTGTCTGGCCGGAAACACAGCATCCGCCTCTGCTCCCCAcgccaggcagaggcagagcgcTGGGGGGTAGCACTACGTGAAGTGATTGCCTCCAAGGCCCCGCTGGAGACCCCTACCCAACTACTGCTCAGGGACATACAG GAGAGCTGTGGGGACCCAGAAGCAGTGGCCCTCATCTACCGGCGGAACCCTATTCTGAGGCACACCAGTAGCGCCTTGTACGCGCCGCTCTTGCCCCTGCCCTATGAAGTCAGCGCTCCAG GTCCAGGCTACGCACCCTTACGAGAGGAGGCAGTGAGGCTGTTCCTGGCACTGCAGGCGCTGGAGGGGGCACGGCGCCCCGGGCCCCTGATGCAGGGTGTGCTCCAGACCTGTCGGGACCTGCCTGCACTCCAGGACGAACTTTTCCTGCAGCTGGCTAAGCAGACTTCAGGTCCTGCCGGTCCCCCTGGGCTCCCTGCTACTCAAGATCCTGCAACCCTGCGATATTGGCAGCTTCTCACTTGCATGAGCTGCACCTTTCGGCCAGGGGGAGCTGTCCGAGGGCACCTCCTGGGGCATTTGGAGAG GACGGAGCAGGCACTCCCGGACTCAGAACTGGCAGAATATGCACGTTTCATCCGGAAAGCTCTGGGCCGTACCCGGGGCCGAGAGTTGGTGCCTTCACTAGCGGAGATTTCTGCACTGAGCAGACGGCAAGAGCTGTTGTGTACCGTGCACTGTCCCGGAGCTGGAGCCTGCCCTGTGTCCATCGACTCCCACACTACAGCGGGAGAG GTGGCTCGAGAGTTGGTGGGTAGGCTAGGTTTGGCCCGGAGCCGGAATGCATTCGCTTTGTATGAGCAGCGAGGGGCCCAGGAGCGAGCCCTGGCTGGGGGGACCCTCGTGGCCGACGTGCTCACCAG TTTGACCTCAGAGGGAGCCGGACTGGAGGACTCGCCCGACTCCGGGTGGAGACTGTGCCTTCGTCTTCACGGGCCTTTGCACCCAGAAGGGCTATCTCCAGAGGGTCACGAATTGCCTTTCCTCTTTGAGCAG GCTCACGCTCTGCTGCTGCGCGGTCGGCCGCCCCCACCCGACGACACGCTGCGCGCCCTGGCGGCGTTGCGCCTGCAGAGTTTGCACCGGGACTTTTGCCCACGGGGACCTCTGCCGCTCCTGGACCGTCTGCTGccgccccccaccccgcccctcgAACAACCGCCGCGCCCTACCCGGAGGCCACCGCCGTCCGCCGCCCTGCTGGCCGGGGCGCTCTGGAGCCCCGGCCTGGCCAAGAGGCGGGCGGAGCGTGCCCGGCGTGGCGGGACCAGCCGTTCGACGGGAAGCACGGCCCAGGTGGGAGGAGGCGGCGCCAGCACAACGGCCGCGGTGCTAGGTGGCTGGAAGCGGCTGCGGGGCATGGGCCAAGCTGAGGCCATGGCTGCCTACCTGGCTCTGGCGGCGCAGTGTCCGGGGTTCGGCGCTGCTCGGTATGACGTTCTGGAGCTGAGCACg GAGCCTGGTGGAGGTGCTCCACAGAAGCTATGCCTGGGTCTTGGAGCAAAGGCCATGTCTCTCTCCAGGCCTGGTGAGACAGAACCCATCCACAGCGTCAGCTATGGTCATGTGGCCGCCTGCCAGCTAATAGGCCCTCACACCTTAGCACTAAGGGTGGGTGACAGCCAGCTCCTCCTCCAGAGTCCTCAG GTGGACGAGATCATGGAGCTGGTGAATGCCTACTTGGCCAACCCCTCCCCAGAGAGGCCCTGCAGCAGCTCTGGTCCTCCAAGCCAAGACCTGCCGGACAGCTCCCCTCCCAGCCAGCACCAAATTCTGGAAGAGCCCCAGGGACAGTCTGGCTGCTAG
- the LOC117710712 gene encoding tubulin gamma-2 chain isoform X1, with protein sequence MPREIITLQLGQCGNQIGFEFWKQLCAEHGISPEGIVEEFATEGTDRKDVFFYQADDEHYIPRAVLLDLEPRVIHSILNSSYAKLYNPENIYLSEHGGGAGNNWGRGFSQGEKIHEDIFDIIDREVDGSDSLEGFVLCHSIAGGTGSGMGSYLLERLNDRYPKKLVQTYSVFPNQNETSDVVVQPYNSLLTLKRLTQNADCVVVLDNTALNRIATDRLHIQNPSFSQINQLVSTIMSASTTTLRYPGYMNNDLIGLIASLIPTPRLHFLMTGYTPLTTDQSVASVRKTTVLDVMRRLLQPKNVMVSTGRDRQTNHCYIAILNIIQGEVDPTQVHKSLQRIRERKLANFIPWGPASIQVALSRKSPYLPSAHRVSGLMMANHTSISSLFESSCQQYDKLWKRGAFLEQFRKEDIFKDNFEEMDRSREVVQELIDEYHAATRPDYISWGTQEQ encoded by the exons ATGCCCCGGGAGATCATCACCCTGCAGCTGGGCCAATGCGGCAACCAGA TTGGGTTCGAGTTCTGGAAACAGCTGTGTGCTGAGCATGGCATCAGCCCCGAGGGCATCGTAGAGGAGTTCGCCACCGAAGGCACTGACCGCAAGGACGTCTTTTTCTACCAG GCAGATGATGAGCATTACATCCCTCGGGCTGTGCTGCTGGACCTGGAGCCCCGGGTGATCCATTCCATCCTCAACTCCTCCTATGCCAAGCTCTACAACCCAGAGAACATCTACCTGTCTGAGCATGGAGGAGGAGCTGGCAACAACTGGGGCAGGGGATTCTCACAG GGTGAGAAAATTCACGAGGACATCTTTGACATCATAGACCGAGAAGTGGATGGAAGTGACAGTCTAGAG GGATTTGTGCTGTGTCACTCCATTGCTGGGGGGACAGGTTCCGGTATGGGCTCCTACCTCCTTGAGCGACTGAATGACAG GTACCCCAAGAAATTGGTGCAGACATACTCTGTGTTTCCCAACCAGAACGAGACGAGTGATGTGGTGGTCCAGCCCTACAACTCCCTCCTCACCCTAAAGAGGCTGACCCAGAATGCGGACTGTGTG GTGGTGCTGGACAACACAGCCTTGAACCGGATCGCCACAGACCGCCTGCACATCCAGAACCCATCCTTCTCCCAGATCAACCAGCTG GTGTCCACCATCATGTCAGCCAGCACCACCACCCTGCGCTACCCTGGATACATGAACAATGACCTCATCGGCCTCATCGCCTCGCTCATTCCCACCCCTCGGCTGCACTTCCTCATGACTGGCTATACCCCCCTCACCACGGACCAGTCA GTGGCCAGTGTGAGGAAGACAACGGTCCTGGATGTCATGAGGCGCCTGCTACAGCCCAAGAATGTGATGGTGTCCACAGGCCGGGATCGTCAGACCAACCACTGCTACATCGCCATCCTCAACATCATCCAGGGAGAGGTGGACCCCACCCAG GTCCACAAGAGCCTGCAGAGGATCCGGGAAAGGAAATTGGCCAACTTCATCCCCTGGGGCCCAGCCAGCATCCAGGTGGCTCTGTCAAGGAAGTCTCCCTACCTGCCCTCAGCCCACCGGGTCAGTGGGCTCATGATGGCCAACCACACCAGTATCTCTTCG CTTTTTGAAAGTTCCTGCCAGCAATATGACAAACTATGGAAGAGGGGGGCCTTCCTGGAGCAGTTCCGCAAAGAGGACATCTTCAAGGACAACTTTGAGGAGATGGACAGGTCGAGGGAGGTGGTGCAGGAGCTGATTGATGAGTACCACGCTGCCACCCGGCCGGATTACATCTCCTGGGGCACCCAGGAGCAGTGA
- the LOC117710712 gene encoding tubulin gamma-2 chain isoform X2, with translation MPREIITLQLGQCGNQIGFEFWKQLCAEHGISPEGIVEEFATEGTDRKDVFFYQADDEHYIPRAVLLDLEPRVIHSILNSSYAKLYNPENIYLSEHGGGAGNNWGRGFSQGEKIHEDIFDIIDREVDGSDSLEGFVLCHSIAGGTGSGMGSYLLERLNDRYPKKLVQTYSVFPNQNETSDVVVQPYNSLLTLKRLTQNADCVVVLDNTALNRIATDRLHIQNPSFSQINQLVSTIMSASTTTLRYPGYMNNDLIGLIASLIPTPRLHFLMTGYTPLTTDQSVASVRKTTVLDVMRRLLQPKNVMVSTGRDRQTNHCYIAILNIIQGEVDPTQVHKSLQRIRERKLANFIPWGPASIQVALSRKSPYLPSAHRVSGLMMANHTSISSFCVLRWMPF, from the exons ATGCCCCGGGAGATCATCACCCTGCAGCTGGGCCAATGCGGCAACCAGA TTGGGTTCGAGTTCTGGAAACAGCTGTGTGCTGAGCATGGCATCAGCCCCGAGGGCATCGTAGAGGAGTTCGCCACCGAAGGCACTGACCGCAAGGACGTCTTTTTCTACCAG GCAGATGATGAGCATTACATCCCTCGGGCTGTGCTGCTGGACCTGGAGCCCCGGGTGATCCATTCCATCCTCAACTCCTCCTATGCCAAGCTCTACAACCCAGAGAACATCTACCTGTCTGAGCATGGAGGAGGAGCTGGCAACAACTGGGGCAGGGGATTCTCACAG GGTGAGAAAATTCACGAGGACATCTTTGACATCATAGACCGAGAAGTGGATGGAAGTGACAGTCTAGAG GGATTTGTGCTGTGTCACTCCATTGCTGGGGGGACAGGTTCCGGTATGGGCTCCTACCTCCTTGAGCGACTGAATGACAG GTACCCCAAGAAATTGGTGCAGACATACTCTGTGTTTCCCAACCAGAACGAGACGAGTGATGTGGTGGTCCAGCCCTACAACTCCCTCCTCACCCTAAAGAGGCTGACCCAGAATGCGGACTGTGTG GTGGTGCTGGACAACACAGCCTTGAACCGGATCGCCACAGACCGCCTGCACATCCAGAACCCATCCTTCTCCCAGATCAACCAGCTG GTGTCCACCATCATGTCAGCCAGCACCACCACCCTGCGCTACCCTGGATACATGAACAATGACCTCATCGGCCTCATCGCCTCGCTCATTCCCACCCCTCGGCTGCACTTCCTCATGACTGGCTATACCCCCCTCACCACGGACCAGTCA GTGGCCAGTGTGAGGAAGACAACGGTCCTGGATGTCATGAGGCGCCTGCTACAGCCCAAGAATGTGATGGTGTCCACAGGCCGGGATCGTCAGACCAACCACTGCTACATCGCCATCCTCAACATCATCCAGGGAGAGGTGGACCCCACCCAG GTCCACAAGAGCCTGCAGAGGATCCGGGAAAGGAAATTGGCCAACTTCATCCCCTGGGGCCCAGCCAGCATCCAGGTGGCTCTGTCAAGGAAGTCTCCCTACCTGCCCTCAGCCCACCGGGTCAGTGGGCTCATGATGGCCAACCACACCAGTATCTCTTCG TTCTGTGTCCtgcgctggatgcctttctga